The Myxococcota bacterium genome contains a region encoding:
- a CDS encoding hydrogenase, which translates to LSPLPLWIKRNRENVLWMWITSIFINIGMWFERYVIIMTGLSHEYDPAAWGYYVPSLTELTILTASFGLFLTMFTIFLRLAPVVAIQEIKELWYEEHAPAGGGHH; encoded by the coding sequence GCTCTCGCCGCTGCCGCTGTGGATCAAGCGCAACCGCGAGAACGTGCTGTGGATGTGGATCACCTCGATCTTCATCAACATCGGCATGTGGTTCGAGCGCTACGTGATCATCATGACCGGTCTCTCGCACGAGTATGACCCCGCGGCCTGGGGTTACTACGTGCCGAGCCTGACCGAGCTCACCATCCTGACTGCGAGCTTCGGCCTGTTCCTCACCATGTTCACGATCTTCCTGCGCCTCGCGCCGGTGGTTGCGATCCAGGAGATCAAGGAGCTCTGGTACGAGGAGCACGCGCCGGCGGGCGGAGGTCACCACTGA
- a CDS encoding DUF3341 domain-containing protein, which yields MAQVLGVMKSPHALVGAIHELKGAGFRELEIYSPVPSHHIEEALDRGPSPIRLLTLIGCLTGVTFAYFMQIWCAYDWPLVVGGKPFASIVAYTIIGFELNILLGGLLTVLGLMFFGMFMTRKGHDAYQPGFSGDSFGCVVACHGDQVSRAQELLRRAGSTEVRVVEG from the coding sequence ATGGCGCAGGTGCTGGGAGTCATGAAGAGCCCGCACGCGCTGGTGGGAGCGATCCACGAGCTGAAGGGCGCGGGCTTCCGCGAGCTCGAGATCTACTCGCCCGTGCCGAGTCACCACATCGAGGAGGCGCTCGACCGCGGCCCGTCGCCGATCCGCCTGCTCACGCTGATCGGCTGTCTCACGGGCGTCACGTTCGCCTACTTCATGCAGATCTGGTGCGCCTACGACTGGCCGCTGGTCGTCGGCGGCAAGCCGTTCGCGTCGATCGTCGCCTACACGATCATCGGCTTCGAGCTGAACATCTTGCTCGGCGGTCTCTTGACCGTCCTGGGCCTGATGTTCTTCGGCATGTTCATGACCCGCAAGGGTCACGACGCGTACCAGCCCGGCTTCTCGGGTGACTCCTTCGGCTGCGTGGTCGCCTGCCACGGCGACCAGGTGTCGCGCGCGCAGGAGCTCCTGCGCCGCGCCGGGTCCACGGAGGTGCGCGTTGTCGAAGGCTAG
- a CDS encoding c-type cytochrome, protein MSKARRQGRPSLGHTFVGIAFAVLCGSGCWEQVDRHWFDQMKNGPAVQTYAQKPFDPPDGVIPAGGMPERIGPDNPMFATPMYAPEVRELKNPIPATPASIERGKHEFETYCAVCHGEDGMAAQTPQHPVTMKLGANGAPPFPLAATPSYTDGMIFTKIRYGKPLMPGYPQIPDEDRWHIINYLRTLFKGIS, encoded by the coding sequence TTGTCGAAGGCTAGGCGTCAGGGCCGGCCCTCGCTCGGCCACACGTTCGTGGGCATTGCCTTTGCCGTGCTCTGCGGCTCCGGCTGCTGGGAGCAGGTCGACCGGCACTGGTTCGATCAGATGAAGAACGGCCCGGCCGTGCAGACCTACGCGCAGAAGCCGTTCGATCCGCCCGACGGCGTGATTCCGGCCGGCGGCATGCCCGAGCGCATCGGGCCCGACAATCCGATGTTCGCCACGCCCATGTACGCGCCCGAAGTGCGCGAGCTGAAGAACCCGATCCCGGCCACGCCGGCGTCGATCGAGCGCGGCAAGCACGAGTTCGAGACCTACTGCGCGGTGTGTCACGGCGAGGACGGCATGGCCGCGCAGACGCCGCAGCACCCGGTCACGATGAAGCTCGGCGCGAACGGCGCGCCGCCGTTCCCGCTGGCCGCCACGCCGAGTTACACCGACGGGATGATCTTCACCAAGATCCGCTACGGGAAGCCGCTGATGCCCGGCTATCCGCAGATCCCCGACGAGGACCGCTGGCACATCATCAACTACCTGCGCACGCTCTTCAAAGGGATTTCGTGA